CTTCTGTAACCACATGAGTCACATCATCTCCATAAATCATAATTGGAGCTGTGGCGAGGTTCGCTTCATTTTTCACGTCAATTGCATCTAAGGATTCAACAAAAACAGGAGTATTCCCTGTTTGATGTGTTTCAACTACTTGTACTACTAGCTTTTTCCCCCGTGCTAACGGATCATCAGAGTTTATCATGTTCAACCAAGCAGGTGTAGAGTGTCTTCGTCCACCAGGGTCATGCCCCATATTTGGTGCCCCTCCAAATCCTGCAAGCCTCCCCTTTGTAACCGTTGATGAATTGCCAAAGGCATCTATTTGTAAACTAGAGCCTACAAATAAGTCAACCGCATATTGTCCGGCCAATTGAGAAAGCGTACGATTTGAACGGAGGCTGCCATCCCTACCAGTAAAGAATACATCCGGTCTCTGAGAAGTATAATTTTCCATACCTACCTCGCCGCCAAAACAATGAATACTCTCTACCCATCCTGATTCGATAGCAGGTATCATAGTAGGGTGGGGATTTAAAGCCCAATGCTTACATATCTTCCCTTTTAAACCTAAGGATTCACCATAAGTAGGAAGTAACAGTTCAATAGCCGCTGTGTTATACCCAACTCCATGGTTAAGAGATTGAACTTGATGCTTTTCATAGATTCCACGTATTGTCATCATGGCTAGTAGAATCTGTATGTCTGTAATATGTCGCGGATCCCTTGTGAAAAGCGGTTCTAATTGATAAGGCTCATCAGCTTCGACTACGAAATCAACCCATGATCCTGGAACGTCTACTCTAGGCAGTTCCTCCGTAATTTCATTAACTTGAGCGATAACAATACCATCACGAAAAGCTGCGGCTTCCACAAGAGTGGGAGTTTCTTCAGTATTTGCACCTGTATATAAGTTACCTTCACTATCTGCTTTATCAGCGGCTACTAAAGCCACAGAAGGAATTAAGTCTACAAAAAGCCGGCCGTATAATTCGATATATGTGTGTATCTCCCCCATAGTAAGTTCCTTATCTTCAATCATTTGGGCAATTCGAAGGCTTTGAGGTCCCGCGAATGCAAAATCAACTTTATCTGCTACACCAGATTCAAAAATATCCAGATGTTCTGGTCTGGAAATACTCGACATGATCATATGTAAGTTATGGACCTTATCAGAATTCACCTGGGAAAGTGCTTGAGAAAGAAAAGAAGCCTGTTTCTGATTATTCCCCTCTAAAACCACTCGATCACTGGGAGCAATAACCTCTTCTAAAACTTCAACGATTTTTTCTGTAGGTATGATTCTTCCTTCTGTAATCTTACTTACTTGATCTATTCGTTTCTTTTTAGCATCCCGTCTTATCGTCCAGCTTCTTCTCGATCGTTGTGTTTGGGTATTGATCGTCATACCCATCCTCTCCCTTCCATTTCATGATTTATTTGTGCGGTGAACAAGGATAGCAGCTGTTTTCACTCCGTTGTCCGAGATGGAAAGCCCTCTTGCTGTAGGAAAAGAATTGTTTACCAATCCTGTAAGGACATTACCCGGAGCCATCTCTACGAATAATCGAACGCCAAGCTCGTATAGCAGAGATGTAGCTTCATGCCATTTAACAGATTGGGATACGTTCCAAGCTAAATCTCGTTTTATAGCTTCTCCAGTTTTTAATATCCTCCCCCTTCGGTTTCCTGCAAAAGGAATCACAGGGTCTCTAAATGAAATCTTCTCTAGCTCTGCTTCAAGGTTTAAAGATACTTCACGAAGCAACGAACAATGAGATGGTACACTTACATCCAAAAGTTCAGCCCTTTGAGCATGATTTTCTAGTGCCAATTTTGTAAACTTCTCTAAATCTATGAGGGACCCCGATATTGTCATTTGGCGGGGACAATTAATATTAGCCAAGTAAACGGAGTTCTCTTTATTAGAATAGAGATCTATTAACTTACTAACCTGAGATTCACTTAAACCTAACACGACCGCCATTCCATAACCTATTGGAAATGCTCTCTCCATCAGCTCTCCTCGCTTATGGACTATACGAACCGCATCTTTAAAGTCCAAGGCTTGTGAGATAACCGCAGCGCCAAAAGCACCTACAGAGTGACCTGCTACAAAGCTTGGAAAAGATTGTTCTTTTTGTAACAGTCGTGCTGAAGCAACACCAGAGACGAGTAAACATACTTGAGCAGCAACTGTGGATTTTAATTTTTCAGGTTCATCCCATAAGGAAACGCTTTCATTTAACTCATCACTTGCTTCTTCTAGCGTCTTAATAACCTCAGGATCATCCGGTAAATTGTGTAACATTCGTGGTTGTTGCGAACCTTGACCTGGAAAAAGAAATGCTGTAGACATCATGTCCTCCTCTCCTGTTTAAGCCACTTCAGTCGTCAGTCGACCAAATAAACAAAAAAGAAAAAGGGGTAATCACCCTTCTTTCTCTTTATATTGAATTTTATTTTGATTATTAAAAAGCTGCTTTTGAATACTGGAGATTACATCATGATTATGCTGCTGTAAGACACCTGCCGCTTCTTCTACCTTGTTCTTATTTAGAAGATCAACTAGAGTAAAATGTTCTCTCACTGACTTCTCAATGTTTCCTTCTGATGCAAAGGAAATATTTTGGACCCTAAGTAAAGGCAGCTCTAAGCGAGAGTACATTTTCATAATCGTTTCACTTTTACTCATTTCAATTAAGCACAAGTGAAAGGCATGGTTTAACTGAGTGTATAATTTTATATCTTTCTCAGAGCCCATCTCTTGATAAAGTGTCTCCATCTTATTTAGAACTTTCTGCTCTATCCCTAATTCTTTTATTCTTTTCATCGCAAGGGATTCAAGCATAATTCTTATTTCAAGCAAATCATAAATTTCGTTTTCTGTATGTTCTTTAACAATGGCCCCTCTTCTAGGAATCCTTTCTACTAAACCTTCAATTGTAAGTAGATATATAGCTTCACGAACGGGGGCACGACTTGTTCCGTACTCAGTTGCATAGACATTCTCAACAATTTTTTCACCAGGTTTTAATTCCCCGGTAATAATTTGCTCTGTAATATGTTCAGCAATTTGATTAGATAACGCATTATGGTTAAGAGTGGATCGGCTCACAGTAAACCTCCTTAGCAAAAACTATATTGTCGACTGTCGATTAAATTGTACACCAAATAAGTTAATCATTCAATATTTTTAGAAAATTTAAAAAAAGGTTTGCATTTCTATTCATATTTATCTATGATGAGGAATATGAAACGGTCGACAGTTGATTATCGGCTAAAATGTAAACGCTTTCTAAAGAGGAGGGATAATCTTAACACTGTTTTTCACCATGGCATACTTCCATAAACACAGTCTAACTTCCTATGATTGTTTCTTTTCTTCTGCTGTTTGTTTTAGTCTTTTCCAGATCATGTACCCCTTACTGTTGTTGGAGTCAGGAACACGAAGGATAAAAAACAAAATGAGGTGAATGAATTGGTTATTTACGGAGTGGCACTGTTAGCAATTTGTATGTTGCTTGGTGTTGTGTTAGGAGAGTTCTTAGGATTAGCTATTGGAATTGAAGCCAATGTCGGTGGCGTTGGTATTGCTATGTTAATTCTCGTGTTATTGATCGATTATTTAAAGAAAAATAATAAATTAAATATTAAATCTCAGGAAGGAATGGCCTTTTGGGGGGCTATGTATATTCCAATTGTAATTGCTATGGCTGCAAAGCAAAATGTGGTAGCTGCTCTTGATGGCGGCCCTTTAGCGTTGACAGCTGGACTCATTGTCGTTATCGTCAGCTGGGCAATGGTCCCAGTGCTAAGTAAAATCGGTAAAGGTAAATCAACACTTTCTAATGAAGAGCTAGGAGGGGCTGGCAATGTTCGAAATATTAAGTAACACATTTTCCGAAAATGGACTAATAGTTTCTTTTGCCGTGGTTGGTGTCACTATCTATTTATCATATTTCCTTTCCGATAAACTTACCCGAGGAAGAATACACGGGTCTGCAATCGCCATAATTCTGGGACTTGTGCTCGCTTATATTGGCGGGATAAGTACTGGCGGTGAACAAGGGTTGGCAGATATCGGGATTTTCACAGGTATCGGACTCATGGGCGGGGGTATGCTGAGAGATTTTGCTATTGTTGCCACCGCTTTTGGAGCTAATCTGGATGAAATAAAAAAGGCTGGATTGCCAGGTGTTATCTCACTATTTGCAGGAGTAGTTGTATCATTCTTTATTGGAGTAATTATCGCCTTTATGTTTGGGTACACCGATGCAGTAAGCTTAACTACAATCGGAGCTGGAACAGCGACGTACATAGTAGGTCCCGTGACTGGTACTGCTCTTGGGGCGAGTTCAGAAGTAATAGCATTAAGTATTGCAGCCGGATTGATTAAATCTATACTAACGATGATCGGTACACCCTTCATTGCGAAGTACATTGGTTTAAACAACCCAAGATCAGCTATTGTTTACGGTGGTCTAATGGGCACCACAAGCGGAGTAGCTGGTGGACTAGCAGCTACTGATCCAAAACTAGTTCCTTATGGAGCTATGACCGCAACTTTTTATACAGGACTGGGATGTCTGATGGCTCCGTCCGTCTTGTTCTTAATAACGAGAACCATCTTTGGATAACTCTTATCTAAGGATTGTTTAGACTTAATAATAAAAAGGCGCTTCTAATCATGCGCCTTTTTATTAAGTCATATTATTTTGTCCATTTTCTTAAAAAGCACAAGTAAAAAACCGCTGTACTTTCATATAATGCAGCATCATTCTCGCATGACGCCCCTCTGGAGTGTAAGGGTTTTGAAGTGATGCCAGTCTGTGCATAAATTGTTCGTCGCAGGCACAATAATTTCCTGTTCTTAAGTAACATTCGTCATGTTGTTTGCATGCCGCATCTACTGCATTTATGGGAGCACCTGGCCCGCTGCAGCCCGGACCGCACCAGTTGTATCCTGGGAACACACAAAACCTTGGTTTAAAACCTCTTCTATAATAATCGCCGCGATTCGCCATTCACTTCTCACCTCCCCGCCTTAAGGTCTGTCTGCTGTATTATATGTCCTCAATGGCAGGGAGGTGTGGCCGTTAGCCTCTTGATTTAACTTGATTTCGCAGTACGCCGATGCCGCCTACTTCTGCTTCAACGACATCCCCAGGTGACAGCGGCCCGACTCCTGAGGGCGTTCCTGTATAAATAACATCGCCTGGCTGTAATGTCATAACTTCTGTTACTTTCGCAACGAGTTCGGCAATATCGTGAATGAGATCATTCGTATTCGACTGCTGCTTCACTTCACCGTTTAATTTCAACTTAATCGGTGTATTGTTCGGATCGAGTTCTGTTTCTATGACAGGACCGAGCGGCTTAAACGTTGGAAAAGACTTTGCACGCGTAAATTGCCCGTCCTTTTTCTGCAAGTTACGGTCGGATACGTCATTTCCAACCGTGTATCCGAAGATATAAAAGTACGCTTCCTCTTTCGTTACGTTCTTCGCTTCTTTTCCAATGACGATCACGAGCTCAGCCTCGTAATCTATGCGATGATCCAGCGCCGGCAGCTCGATGTCAGTATTATGTGCGACAACCGCGCTTGGTGAAGCCATGAACATCATCGGTTCTTCCGGAATCGGTTTTCCTGTCTCTTCAGCGTGCAGCTCATAATTTAAGCCAATCCCTATGACCTGCCCCGGATCGACAGGTGTAAGAACTTCCACTTCATTTAAGCTGAATTCCGTGGAAAGCGGGCGGGTTTCACCGTTTATGTAATCACCTTCAAGCTGGGTGATGGAATTTCCTTTTAAAACTCCATAATAGATTTCTTCATCTTTACGAAAACGAATGTATTTCACTAGCAGCTCTCCTCCTTCTTGTTCTCTGAACTATTTCGATATATCTGCAAGGAATCCTTTTTTAAAAACAATCCAGCTATTAAAAAAAGCTATCCTGCCTTACTAGCAGGATAGCTTCCCTTTAAACACCCTTTTCATGAGCGGCCGCTCCCGCAGGTAAAAGCGAAAGGTCACTAAATATGGAAGGGTTCATCTAGCTAAATACGTCTGTGAATAAACGTAAAAAGGTATGAAAAGACCACTCATAAAGAGTTTTAAACGTCTAGTTGCTCGAGCTTTCCAGAGCCCAGGTCAAACAAGTATCCAGCAACTTCGGTATTACCGCCATATTCTTTATATACCGGATGGTTTTTCATTTGCTCCACTTGTGCTTTGACATTGGCTTTTACAAGTTCTTGTAAGTCATTATCTGCAGAATACCCTTGGCTGCTGAATCCTTCTTTAATGCCTTTTATCCAGCCTTTTAAATGAGGTTCTTCATTTCCTCCCTGAGCAGCGGCTACTCCCCCGCATCCTGTATGGCCTTTAATTATAATCTTTTTCACTTTAAGGTGAACCAGAGCATAATAAAGACTTGCAGCCAGGCTGTCATCATCTTTTCTCACCTGGTTGGCGATGTTTCGGTGGACAAACATCGTTCCAAGCGGAGAATTAGAAATTACGGAAGGACTGACACGGGAATCACTGCAGGATATCACGAAATAATCTGGAGACTGTCCGGCCTGTAAATCTTCAAAATAAGCAGGATCCTGCTCTAAAATTTTGCTGGAAAATAATTGGTTGCCTTCGACTAGGCGATCAGAACACATAGCATCTACCCCCTTAGTTTTGTAAAGCTTGCTGTAATGTGAGAAATTCCATTTTTCCTTTATACTTTTCCTTCCAACCTGCTCTGTGCATTAAATCTCGCACCGGCCCTTTTATTTGAGCCAGGTAAAAGTCGATTCCTGCTTCTTTATAATTATCAATTAATCTTTCAAGTTCGTCAATTGCAACAGCGTCAATTCTAAAAATGAGTGTATCTTCAAATAGACGGGCTTATTTGTAATCAATTAAATCAGCAAGACTGTTTAGTCAATTTTTAATATCTACCACCTTGCTGCCCTCAACCTATCGTTATATAATTGAGAGAAGCTTATACATAAAGGAGGGAAAATCATGCATACGTTCATCGAAGACATCAAAATTGAGAAAAAATACCTTGTATTAATGATGTCTTTTACTGGAATTTTAGCCGTCCTCGGGACAAGTCTGTCCTTTTTTAGCTGAAATTTCATAAATATGAACGTAAGTATGATTTCCTGAAACTATAGTAAAAGCCACAGGGAGATTACTTTCCTGTGGCTTTTTTTGCGACTTTTATGTGTAAGAGAGGACGAATTTAAATGTTTAAGACAAAAACGAATATCTATATGCTTTACCTCTATATATTTTTTGCCCAGTTGTTTTTTGACCGTGCCTTATGGGTAATCTACCTTGGAGATAAGGGCATGACATATGGGCAAATTGGCTTATTAGAAGCTTTTCTTCATTTAGCGATTGTTTTGTTTGAAGTACCTACTGGGATGATTGCGGACTTATACGGCCGGAAAATCAGCCTGGTGATCGGGAATATTTTCAGCCTCCTGTATGGATTATTCATGCTGATCAGCGGGACGTTTTCGATGTTTACCCTTGCTTTTTTATCGATGGGACTTATGGTCACGTTTCATTCAGGCGCCGAGCAGGCCTTTGCTTATGATACGTTAAAAAATGAGAATCAGGAGAAGAATTATACGAGAGTTATGGGAAGCATGACGGCTCTTGCTCTTTTATCCTTGAGCCTTGCCAAATTCCTCGGCGGATTCATGGCGGATATCAGCTGGGAACTGGTGTATGGCTCCATGATTTTCACTCACATTCTTGCGATTATTCCGCTTTTCTTTATGAAAGAGCCGGAACGAGACAAGACCGAAGATATAGGCGGACGATGGTACAACCAGTGGGGGCACCAATTTAAACTGGGTTTCAATGTATGGAAAAACAATCCGGTGATTCACCAGCCTGTTGTTCTGTTTATTCTGGCGAGTGCAGTTATGGTCATCATTGTGTTCTACGGGCAGGAATATTTCATTCAGCTCGGCTACTCTCCAGTCGTGGTTGGAGCCGTATTTACGGTAGAGGGACTACTTGGAGTGGTTATGGCGAAGGTTGCTTATAAAGTTGAGGAACGGTTTAAGTTCTTTAATATTTTATATTACGGGCTTGGGCTGTTTATTTTGTTCTTCGGCTTGTTCATTTTCGCCAGTGACTGGGCGATTCTGTTATCATTTCTTTTCCTCGCCCAGCTGTTTAGCCTGTTTGAGCCGATTTTCAGTTCATTCGTGCAAAACTTGCTGACAAGTAATGTGCGGTCAACTTTCTTTTCACTGATCGGGTTAATGGAAAGCTTTTTGATAATGATTAGTTTCCCACTGTTTGGTTTTACAATTGAACGCACAGGCTTTACTGATGGATTTGCAGGGCTCTTGCTTATATTTTTTGTAACAGTCAGTGTTTTTATGGTAGTGCAAAAGGTAAAAAGAGCTTCTCATTAAATTGAGAAGCTCTTTACTTTATTAACGGCGGGGCGCGCACATTAATTTTTACCTTTATTCACCTTAGCTTTCACTTTATTGAACGCGACCGTCGAATCCCACACATTTAATCCAAAGTAACCTTCTTTAAAGGTAGAATCTTTCTCATCAATTACCAGTTTCTTGTCTAAGTAAGCCCTTATGTGATCTCCTTTGGTTTCTACTTCTAAGTGATAGGGCTGATTTGCTTTTAAATCAAGCTTCCCATCATTGTTATAGACGGCCAGGTCGCTTCCCTTACCATCTGTAAATTTAATAAGTTTGACTGAATTATTTTTCACATCAACGTTTACAGCATAACCATTCTTCCCTGAGGAATCAGAACGGAAGACTAAAGAACCTGCGCCCACCAAGTTATCAGCTAAATCTGAATCCAGTACCTTGATATTGGCTTTATATCGAAAATCACCGCCTTGCTCAGTTGATAAATTAAAAGCATCCCCGCTGCTTTGGCCTTGTTTTCCTTCCATTGTCTCTGCCCAGGTTCCAGAAACAGGGGTCCAGCCTGATAAATTTGTTTTGAACTGGTTCTTATCTTTCCAAATACTCTTTAACGGGTATATTTCTAGCGAGGTTAGTGTAACTTCTCCTCCCTCACTATAAACCTCCAACCCTTTACTTAATGGATCCGGGAAAACTTGATCCGTAATGACGGTTTCTCCATTCGTGCCATACACTTCTACCGCTGAACGGTCTACAAATATATGCATTTTCACCTTTCCATCTGAAACAAGTAAAGGTCCGTCATGTTTATCTACAAGGTTATTTCCATAGTCAAACTCGTCAGCATTTGATCGGTCTACAAAAAGCTGTTCACGATCCAGGTCATAACCAATCTTTGTGTATTCTGCACCTGCTTTACGAACTTTAAAGCCGAATTCGGAAGCCTTGGAATTCGATACATCGAACTCTGCCACCATTTCATACGTATCTCCTGAGAAATCAGACAGGAGCGTGCTGCTGTTTGAAATAACTTCATTACTGTAAGAAGCCTTTTGGCTTTGATCACGAATGCCGTCCAGTGAAATTGGAGTTTGTTTTAAACGAGCTCCTGCTTCTGTCTGGGTCAATTCCATCTTCCGCGGCAATGACATCGAGCTTCTCCAAGTTGTAGTTGGTGTATGGTTGGCATATTGCCAGTTACTCATCCACCCGAGCCAAAATTTTTCACCGTTTTCGCCTTCGATTCCGCTCCAGTCCACACCAGCATAATAATCAGCTCCATAATCACTCCACAGGACTTTGTTTGAAGGATTTTCATTAGCGAAAGTTTTTCCATCAAAGCTACCGACAAAGTACTGCATCCCTGACCCTCCAGCAGGTGCGCCATCATTGATACTCACTTGAAGCACCCATTTCGTATGATTCGGGTCTCCGTCAACCGGCAGTTCAACTAATGTCGGACACTCCCAAATTCCTCCATTATTTCCGTGGGTCGAGTTTATCCATTCGCCGGAAATACCGGTCCATTCTTCAATTGTTCCACTTTGTTTGACTTCTGCCTTTTCAGGTTCTTTTGCTACTTGGTCAACCTGTTCAGGCATAGGACCTTCATTATAAACATTGAAGTCATCAATATTGATATGACCCCATCCGCCTCCAGCCTGGTCTACTGCTTTAATATAGAGAACATCCCCTACAAAATCAGAGGCATCCCATACGTATCGTTTAAACGTTTCATCCTCATTAAACTTCGTATTTGCCTGGCGGATGAGTTCCTGGCCGTCTGACGCTCTCACTAAAGAGAGGTAGCGGTTATTTATATCATTACCTCCGCCTAATAAGAAATTAATCTCACCGGATCCACTCAGCTTAAAGTAAGAAGAGCGTAATTCACCTGTAGCATTATCTCCATCATGCAAGTCAGAGAACCCCCACAAATGAAACGTCCCCTCCTGGTTAAAAGCACCGCCCCAGTAGTTCGTAACTTCTGTTATGTGATCATCTGTAAAAGCATTTCCTTTTACTGGATTCCAGCCAGTAAGGTCTCCTGTTTCAAAATCATGATTGATGATTTCCTTTTCAGAAGTTTTAATGTTTTCACCTTTTCTTACATTCTGAAACACGGCTGTAGAGTTCCATACATTTAATCCAAGGTAACCATCTGAAAAAGAAGCATCGTTGATATCATGAATAAGCTGATCATCAACGAAGAGCTTGATATTATCTTCATACGCATCGACTTTTAAATGATAAGTTTGCTCGGTCTCAAGGACCATCGATTTCTCCGCCAGCACGGTAATATTACCATTTTCGATCTTCATCAGTTTTACGACATCGTTTAAAGCATCGACATTGGCAAAGTAACCATTTTTCGCTTCTTTATCGGAACGGAAAACGAGAGCTCCTGCCCCGCCCTCCCCTTCGTCTTTGGACACTTTAATATCCGCTTCATATAAAAAGTTTGCAGCTGTTTGATCACTCAGAGTAAAAGCATCATCTTTAGCTGTGCCTGTTTTTCCATCTAAAGAATTTTCCCAAGTACCGCTGAGTGTCTTCCAGCTGGATAAGTTACTTAAAAAATTTGAAGTGTTTTTAAATTTGATATTGCGGAAAGATGCCGTTGATTCCGCAGATGATAATCCATAGTATCCATGCTCAAATGATGTGTCTCTCTCTTCAATCACCAATTCGTTATCGACAAAAACATCGACCTTGTCTCCTTCTGCAACTGCTTTTAGATGATAGGTTGAAGAAGT
This window of the Halobacillus sp. Marseille-Q1614 genome carries:
- the mdcA gene encoding malonate decarboxylase subunit alpha produces the protein MTINTQTQRSRRSWTIRRDAKKKRIDQVSKITEGRIIPTEKIVEVLEEVIAPSDRVVLEGNNQKQASFLSQALSQVNSDKVHNLHMIMSSISRPEHLDIFESGVADKVDFAFAGPQSLRIAQMIEDKELTMGEIHTYIELYGRLFVDLIPSVALVAADKADSEGNLYTGANTEETPTLVEAAAFRDGIVIAQVNEITEELPRVDVPGSWVDFVVEADEPYQLEPLFTRDPRHITDIQILLAMMTIRGIYEKHQVQSLNHGVGYNTAAIELLLPTYGESLGLKGKICKHWALNPHPTMIPAIESGWVESIHCFGGEVGMENYTSQRPDVFFTGRDGSLRSNRTLSQLAGQYAVDLFVGSSLQIDAFGNSSTVTKGRLAGFGGAPNMGHDPGGRRHSTPAWLNMINSDDPLARGKKLVVQVVETHQTGNTPVFVESLDAIDVKNEANLATAPIMIYGDDVTHVVTEEGVAYLYKANSLEERREALAAIAGVTPVGINYSPKSTAKLRQKGIVAFPEDLGVRRSEANRSLLAAKNVEELVEWSGGLYQPPEKFQSW
- a CDS encoding ACP S-malonyltransferase; amino-acid sequence: MSTAFLFPGQGSQQPRMLHNLPDDPEVIKTLEEASDELNESVSLWDEPEKLKSTVAAQVCLLVSGVASARLLQKEQSFPSFVAGHSVGAFGAAVISQALDFKDAVRIVHKRGELMERAFPIGYGMAVVLGLSESQVSKLIDLYSNKENSVYLANINCPRQMTISGSLIDLEKFTKLALENHAQRAELLDVSVPSHCSLLREVSLNLEAELEKISFRDPVIPFAGNRRGRILKTGEAIKRDLAWNVSQSVKWHEATSLLYELGVRLFVEMAPGNVLTGLVNNSFPTARGLSISDNGVKTAAILVHRTNKS
- a CDS encoding GntR family transcriptional regulator, which gives rise to MSRSTLNHNALSNQIAEHITEQIITGELKPGEKIVENVYATEYGTSRAPVREAIYLLTIEGLVERIPRRGAIVKEHTENEIYDLLEIRIMLESLAMKRIKELGIEQKVLNKMETLYQEMGSEKDIKLYTQLNHAFHLCLIEMSKSETIMKMYSRLELPLLRVQNISFASEGNIEKSVREHFTLVDLLNKNKVEEAAGVLQQHNHDVISSIQKQLFNNQNKIQYKEKEG
- the madL gene encoding malonate transporter subunit MadL; its protein translation is MVIYGVALLAICMLLGVVLGEFLGLAIGIEANVGGVGIAMLILVLLIDYLKKNNKLNIKSQEGMAFWGAMYIPIVIAMAAKQNVVAALDGGPLALTAGLIVVIVSWAMVPVLSKIGKGKSTLSNEELGGAGNVRNIK
- the madM gene encoding malonate transporter subunit MadM; this encodes MFEILSNTFSENGLIVSFAVVGVTIYLSYFLSDKLTRGRIHGSAIAIILGLVLAYIGGISTGGEQGLADIGIFTGIGLMGGGMLRDFAIVATAFGANLDEIKKAGLPGVISLFAGVVVSFFIGVIIAFMFGYTDAVSLTTIGAGTATYIVGPVTGTALGASSEVIALSIAAGLIKSILTMIGTPFIAKYIGLNNPRSAIVYGGLMGTTSGVAGGLAATDPKLVPYGAMTATFYTGLGCLMAPSVLFLITRTIFG
- a CDS encoding phospholipase, which gives rise to MANRGDYYRRGFKPRFCVFPGYNWCGPGCSGPGAPINAVDAACKQHDECYLRTGNYCACDEQFMHRLASLQNPYTPEGRHARMMLHYMKVQRFFTCAF
- a CDS encoding fumarylacetoacetate hydrolase family protein → MKYIRFRKDEEIYYGVLKGNSITQLEGDYINGETRPLSTEFSLNEVEVLTPVDPGQVIGIGLNYELHAEETGKPIPEEPMMFMASPSAVVAHNTDIELPALDHRIDYEAELVIVIGKEAKNVTKEEAYFYIFGYTVGNDVSDRNLQKKDGQFTRAKSFPTFKPLGPVIETELDPNNTPIKLKLNGEVKQQSNTNDLIHDIAELVAKVTEVMTLQPGDVIYTGTPSGVGPLSPGDVVEAEVGGIGVLRNQVKSRG
- a CDS encoding carbonic anhydrase, producing the protein MCSDRLVEGNQLFSSKILEQDPAYFEDLQAGQSPDYFVISCSDSRVSPSVISNSPLGTMFVHRNIANQVRKDDDSLAASLYYALVHLKVKKIIIKGHTGCGGVAAAQGGNEEPHLKGWIKGIKEGFSSQGYSADNDLQELVKANVKAQVEQMKNHPVYKEYGGNTEVAGYLFDLGSGKLEQLDV
- a CDS encoding sodium-independent anion transporter; amino-acid sequence: MFRIDAVAIDELERLIDNYKEAGIDFYLAQIKGPVRDLMHRAGWKEKYKGKMEFLTLQQALQN
- a CDS encoding MFS transporter; translation: MFKTKTNIYMLYLYIFFAQLFFDRALWVIYLGDKGMTYGQIGLLEAFLHLAIVLFEVPTGMIADLYGRKISLVIGNIFSLLYGLFMLISGTFSMFTLAFLSMGLMVTFHSGAEQAFAYDTLKNENQEKNYTRVMGSMTALALLSLSLAKFLGGFMADISWELVYGSMIFTHILAIIPLFFMKEPERDKTEDIGGRWYNQWGHQFKLGFNVWKNNPVIHQPVVLFILASAVMVIIVFYGQEYFIQLGYSPVVVGAVFTVEGLLGVVMAKVAYKVEERFKFFNILYYGLGLFILFFGLFIFASDWAILLSFLFLAQLFSLFEPIFSSFVQNLLTSNVRSTFFSLIGLMESFLIMISFPLFGFTIERTGFTDGFAGLLLIFFVTVSVFMVVQKVKRASH
- a CDS encoding GH32 C-terminal domain-containing protein, which codes for MKFKNTSNFLSNLSSWKTLSGTWENSLDGKTGTAKDDAFTLSDQTAANFLYEADIKVSKDEGEGGAGALVFRSDKEAKNGYFANVDALNDVVKLMKIENGNITVLAEKSMVLETEQTYHLKVDAYEDNIKLFVDDQLIHDINDASFSDGYLGLNVWNSTAVFQNVRKGENIKTSEKEIINHDFETGDLTGWNPVKGNAFTDDHITEVTNYWGGAFNQEGTFHLWGFSDLHDGDNATGELRSSYFKLSGSGEINFLLGGGNDINNRYLSLVRASDGQELIRQANTKFNEDETFKRYVWDASDFVGDVLYIKAVDQAGGGWGHINIDDFNVYNEGPMPEQVDQVAKEPEKAEVKQSGTIEEWTGISGEWINSTHGNNGGIWECPTLVELPVDGDPNHTKWVLQVSINDGAPAGGSGMQYFVGSFDGKTFANENPSNKVLWSDYGADYYAGVDWSGIEGENGEKFWLGWMSNWQYANHTPTTTWRSSMSLPRKMELTQTEAGARLKQTPISLDGIRDQSQKASYSNEVISNSSTLLSDFSGDTYEMVAEFDVSNSKASEFGFKVRKAGAEYTKIGYDLDREQLFVDRSNADEFDYGNNLVDKHDGPLLVSDGKVKMHIFVDRSAVEVYGTNGETVITDQVFPDPLSKGLEVYSEGGEVTLTSLEIYPLKSIWKDKNQFKTNLSGWTPVSGTWAETMEGKQGQSSGDAFNLSTEQGGDFRYKANIKVLDSDLADNLVGAGSLVFRSDSSGKNGYAVNVDVKNNSVKLIKFTDGKGSDLAVYNNDGKLDLKANQPYHLEVETKGDHIRAYLDKKLVIDEKDSTFKEGYFGLNVWDSTVAFNKVKAKVNKGKN